The Streptomyces albofaciens JCM 4342 genome has a segment encoding these proteins:
- a CDS encoding cupin domain-containing protein — translation MLDHRSPLHSDSTTATTPDPPPATATSPGDPTSGVTRTELQRHPSPAKGWLTVQTVVEIPRHKESGRHSHPGVEVGYIVRGDVLMEFDDGPAQRLRTGDPFFIPSGAIHNARNVGTVTTMMLSTYVIDETKPLVTTY, via the coding sequence ATGCTCGACCACCGCTCCCCGCTGCACTCCGACAGCACCACGGCGACCACCCCCGATCCCCCACCGGCCACCGCCACATCCCCCGGCGATCCGACAAGCGGAGTCACCCGGACCGAACTCCAGCGGCACCCGTCGCCGGCCAAGGGCTGGCTGACCGTGCAGACCGTCGTGGAGATCCCCCGGCACAAGGAGTCCGGGCGCCACAGTCACCCGGGCGTCGAAGTCGGGTACATCGTGCGCGGCGACGTGCTGATGGAGTTCGACGACGGCCCCGCCCAGCGGCTGCGCACGGGCGACCCGTTCTTCATCCCGTCGGGCGCGATCCACAACGCCCGCAACGTCGGCACCGTGACGACGATGATGCTCTCCACCTATGTCATCGACGAGACGAAGCCGCTGGTGACGACG